One genomic window of Medicago truncatula cultivar Jemalong A17 chromosome 1, MtrunA17r5.0-ANR, whole genome shotgun sequence includes the following:
- the LOC25484529 gene encoding agamous-like MADS-box protein AGL80, with the protein MVRKKVKLAFISNASRRKETYKKRKKGIIKKVRELTILCGIPACAIISDPFDSKTEVWPNLDGVKQVLERYQKSYMKDDKKNVNQETFLLQQITKAREQLRKLTQDNREKEQKIRMKNYMQNMPDDLTVSDLKELDKIIEKNMKELDEKIVALSLSD; encoded by the coding sequence ATGGTTAGGAAGAAGGTGAAGCTTGCTTTTATCTCCAATGCTTCAAGAAGAAAGGAGAcgtacaaaaaaagaaagaagggtATCATCAAGAAGGTGAGGGAACTCACTATTCTTTGTGGTATTCCAGCATGTGCTATAATTTCCGATCCTTTTGATTCTAAAACAGAGGTGTGGCCAAATCTAGATGGAGTCAAACAGGTGCTTGAGAGGTATCAGAAATCATATATGAAAGATGATAAAAAGAATGTGAACCAAGAAACTTTTCTTTTGCAGCAGATTACTAAAGCTAGGGAACAACTGAGAAAGCTGACACAAGACAATCGTGAGAAGGAGCAAAAGATTCGAATGAAAAATTACATGCAAAACATGCCGGATGATTTGACCGTttcagatttgaaagaacttgaTAAGATAattgagaaaaatatgaaggaatTGGATGAAAAGATTGTCGCACTTAGTTTATCAGATTGA
- the LOC25484530 gene encoding agamous-like MADS-box protein AGL80: MTRKKVKLAFMSNDSARKASYKKRKKSIIKKVRELTILCGIPACAIISDPFDSKTEVWPNLKEAKQVIERYQNSYMKDERKNVNQESFLLQQIAKARDQLRKQRQDNRENELNIRMIWYLQNNTVPDDMTVSDLRDLDKLITKNMKEIDDKMASLSLSN; the protein is encoded by the coding sequence ATGACTAGGAAGAAGGTGAAACTCGCCTTTATGTCCAATGATTCAGCAAGAAAGGCTTCCTacaagaagaggaagaaaagtATCATCAAGAAGGTGAGAGAACTCACCATTCTTTGTGGTATTCCAGCATGTGCTATAATTTCCGATCCTTTTGATTCTAAAACAGAGGTGTGGCCAAATCTGAAGGAAGCCAAACAGGTGATTGAGAGGTATCAGAACTCATATATGAAAGATGAGAGAAAAAATGTGAACCAGGAAAGTTTCCTTTTGCAACAGATTGCTAAAGCTAGGGACCAACTGAGAAAGCAAAGACAAGACAATCGTGAGAATGAGCTGAACATTCGTATGATTTGGTACCTGCAAAACAACACGGTGCCAGATGATATGACTGTTTCTGATTTGAGAGACTTGGATAAgttaattacaaaaaatatgaaagaaattGATGACAAGATGGCTTCACTTAGTTTATCAAACTGA